Within Crassostrea angulata isolate pt1a10 chromosome 2, ASM2561291v2, whole genome shotgun sequence, the genomic segment TGGGTGTATTGTCTCCGACTGGTTAATGCATACTTGGTGACTCCGTACACAAACGCAATAAACTCAATATCGTCCAGTTTTGCgcaaatatattaaattgaacACTAATCGAGGTCATTGagacatttgaaaaaaataaaacgttcGGTATATTCTGATTATTAACGTATAAGGCTGCAGTAGACAACTTAGATCAACCCACACAGAGGAACGATGTCAACACGTACTTGTAAACAAACCACGGCATTTGATGTAATAAACACAAACAGCCTAAGTACCTTTTAATACCAACGaattaatgaaaaagaaaatgtgggtattctttatgttattgataAATGTGTTAAGTATTGAAAACATTAACACTAGATGTATTATCCCCGGcttgtttaaatgtattaaacTGAAAACTAATCGAGGtcattctgatttttttaaagagaaattCTTAGCATTTTGGTATTCACAGACTATTAACGTactatattttatgataatatgcattatttacaaaattacttACCCATGATACACTGGGTGTATTGTCCCCGACTATTTAATGCATACTTAGAGACTCCGTACACAAAGTCAATAAACTCAATGTCGTCCAGTTTTGGGCAAATGTATTAAATTGAATCGAGGTCATTGagacctttaaaaaattaaaaagttcgGTATATACTGAATATTAACGTGTAAGGCTGCAGTAGACAACCTAGATCAAACACACAGATGAACGATTTTAACACGAACGTGTAAACAAACTACGGTATAtgatgtaataaataaaaacaagccTAAGTACCTTTTAATACCAACGAATTAATGTAAAAGAAAATTAGGGTAttctttatgttattgataaatgtgtttattattGAAAGCATATATGATTTCATTATTACttgttatttatgattttttttactgtttttttttaaaattatactttaCACTGAATTgaaacttatatatattttcaataacttcatttctttttttttattaaaaaaaataattgctaaattaaaaaaacatatatgtgaACAAACTTACTTTTTTGACAGAAGTATCCTATCCAGCCAGGACGGCAGCCATAATCACATGTACCACTGATATCGTTACAGCCATCACACGTGTAACTGTTGATTCATGTCTCagatctatctatctatctatctatctatctatctatctatctatctatctatctatctatctatctatctatctatctatctatctatctatctctgaATATTTGAAGCgatgttatttttatgaatCATTTCATTAAAGATATGTAATTTTGCTTTATTTGTCGGCCAGACTTTCCTCCGATATACatatccgactagaacaacactataCACCGTATATATTAAACTTTCAATTCAacatgtattacaaatgtaATAGTGTGATTAAAGCTAAACTTGAATAGTGCTGCTAAAATCCCGTGTTTTGTGTTGCTTTGATGAAActtaccgttttccgtgcaaaagTTACGAAGGTTTATTGAGAACGAGATGAATATCTATTTAATTTAGAGGAATATAGGATTCTAGAAGcgatttattttgataaaactgaGATCTTTTGCCTTCCCTTGatatgttttattgatttgtGGAAACCACGGGGTATTGTTATTGTACCTCATTTTAtattaaggaatatacgtacgCTATTTATAGTTATCACGCGATAATGCACCGATGTGGCAGTAAGGTACTTCTCGAGTTTGTGGCATTGTCATCTATTAGAAGATAATACCAAGTGTTTGGACTGGTTCAAAACAGTTCTTAAATCTTTAGATTAAGACCCTAAATTGCCTATATGTTTCCTTCACCTACCCGCGTTTCAATCTAACTCTCTATCTATCACTTAATCTTATCTATCAATCTGTATGACTATGTATATGTATAGTAAAATAATTGTACACTTACGAGTTTTACACAAGTCTCCTTGATAATCGGGATCACATCCAGTCAAACATGTGCCATTGATATTGGAACACTGTTTTACATCACGGCATTGTCCACATGTTTCATTGCATTCAGAACCATACAACCCTCTGTCACATACTTCAAACCAAATGTTCAGTCTTTTAAAGTATAGATGTTATATATACTAaatgtatatatctattttcatacaaaatacATGCTCTACTACTCACGAGTTTTACACAAGTCCCCTAGATAACCAGCATCACACCCAGTCAAACATGTTCCATTGATATTGGAACACTGGTTTACGTCACGGCAGTGTCCACATGTTTCATTGCATTCAGAACCGTACAACCCTCTGTCACAGGCTACAAATCAAATGTTCACTCCTTTAAAGCGTAGATGTTATATgtactatatatttattttcaaacaaagtaTTCTACATGCGCATCTTCTCACGAGTTTACACAAGCCCCTAAATAATTATCATCACATCAAGTCATGTTCCAATCGCGACAGTGTCCACATGTTTCATTGCATTCGGATCCAAATGATCCTTCGTCGCAAGCTTTACAATAAGTCAGTATAATTGTGTACACGTATTCGGAAATCACAGTCAAGCTATGAGTTAATACTCTGATTATTACAGAAAAGGTATAGACAACTCCCTTCTTAGCAGGTTACAGTACCTTTTCTGCACAGTCGCGTCCTTTATATTtcgaaagaaaacaaaatatttttggcgAACTAGTGGAAAATAGAATTTGCTTTTGTAACTTTAAATGActgtagattttaaaaaaaattgttggatATTTTAAATGAACGCCATTTATACTTCAGATTTTAGCTAATCTATActtatatattaaaacattttgcaaataaactacaaaatgcctgcaTGAGAGTGCTTGCGTTTACCTTCAATAAATAATACAGGTTATATGATGCCCGTAaggtataatttaattttaaatgaaacgaaaatgaaagtaggtttatgattaatttcgataaacaagcccgaaatagcaagAATGAGAGTTAGGTGGTGGaaacgctttggcggatccaagtcagggatagtctcgatcaaaatatataattgcaaggaaataatattgaatgattacgtaaatGGTTAATTCATTTACTATGAGCCTATTTAGAGAGAACATAAAAGTTAAgttttgacaaatgttgaatacaTAAAATGAGTCAGTTCGTTTCTTTAGTGTGCGATTTTTTATTTGAGACTTGTTGGCTTGCGTAgtacgacctctggtgagagaatggcatagaactttccagaaagGGGTAACCAAGGACGCTAATTTACTAATCAACGAAAAGTGTAGGACCAGTTCATCATGCATCGCTGGGAGATATCTCTTCGATCGGACTTCGATTAATACAAAAGgttaataaatgaaatagaaCAACTAATGCGATTTAGTATTAATGaaaagaactttccagaacgggtgCCTAGAAACGGGTTGACTAGTTGACATCATGGTTGATAGTGTAGGGCGAACTAACCATGGGGCAGATACTTTGAATCcgacaactttggtttaaaatatgcatgcacatggataataatgcataacctagcgtgtttaaatttcataaacgaTGCATGCATAAAACGGAGAAGTTTAATGTCACCCCACTCCCTCTTTCAGATTGTTTTAAAAAGCAGTCTTTTATCTGAAAGTCTAATTCTCAgtaatagaaattatatatacaattgacCTAAAGACCCAAATTTAGAGAGAGATACACAACATACCAATTCACTGGAAAAAAGAAGGTTGTTTTTTTCAATTAGCTGCAACAAACGAGATTAAggccacgtacatgtatattatccaTTTAAGTTTAGATTTGTTTACCCCTGCCCGCTcctcaaaatatacatgcagtttgttttttttttcagttatagaggataagataaagaaaaaaaaagaacaaaaaatatggttcaacatattaagcattataTCATAATGTttaaagtgttaattcccgTGCTTCCGCGGGTAATAATCTAGTTAGGATTTCAGAGTGGATTacaaatgattttcaaaacaagTTAACGTTATATGAGTCTTTAAAGCGTTCATTTCTTAAAGGGATGTGTGTGAAAATAACGTTATCTGATCTCTATTCTTTCTAAGTGGTCAATGTGTTAACTTTCATATGAATCTATAGCAAATGTATGTCCCCGGCGCGAAGCTCTGGCAAGAAAAGCGCGCTCTAAAAACCAGTGCGCGAATAGAAAACAAAACCAAACTATCCACTACTTAAAGGTCTTACGCAAGGAAATAGCCAATCAAACTGAACTTagaacttagtcaattgtagttccatatatatagagacaatttcttttctttcttccttttttcgCACCTTATTTTAGGCCTATAGTATTGATTTTGGACTCAGTGGCTAGGAGAATTATTACTTTAGGGGAATTGTCACACTAATTTCAGTGGGACTATTTTTTTAGATGCGCATGATGCAACTTCCTGGATGGTGCTGAGCCTGTTTGTCAACATGTGGAACCCACGTGTACTTGGGGGTAGGTATGTTTACTCTCAATTATCTCTCTTAGAAACCGCTTAAGGCGTTATTTTTCTGATCTGAAATTTATTAAGCATTTAACTAAAATTTCTCTTTCATGAATTATATGCTGAGAGTatagttaattaattaactgaaTTAAAGCTATTTAGTAACATATAGtgaaattaattccttgtgtgAGACCTAACCATCAGTTCactaaaatttttatatatgatttgtttagctgtaaacttcttttaaggaaaaaatccatatattttaccATTTAAATGTGTGATGTTcttttattaggtctttccacctttcaggtgaaagacctattgtatttcttatgttttttattattcttattttttttcttctttttttccagggacagcttttttatttcaaaagatattgaaacaattttttctttatgttattggccattaaaagttatagtaccaaatgaccctttgcttgataactcccagaacttacaaagttattgcccttgtgtacgaaaagcttgttatcgctactcctctgaaaccataagagataaaaacttggaacttttaccaatgtcttcagtacacttggAGGGTTCCTCAATCTACTAATACCGAAAGGatccgagacccccttctatcagttattgcccctgaaagtatttcaatttccataaaatcacttccaacttttttattatttatcatagagacttcggaccacctgggatggaagcgtctaccttggccaaacaaaatgacataaaggtcaaaggtcaaggttatctgaaaatctcttaattaatgagtttttagatctcttttgtttagtgtagtaaagaaaaactttttcatggatgcaATAGGACAtgttaagacattttaaaatatatccccTTGCCTCCTTCTTTTAAAtagttacagagttattgccccttttgtacgaaaagcttgttatcgctactcctctgaaaccataagagatagaaacttgaaacttttaccaatgtcttcagtacacttagagggttcttcaatctattcataccgaaaggatctgagcccccattctagtagttattgcccctgaaagtattaacatttctataaaaccacttccaacttttttattacttatcatagagactttggaccacttgggatggaagtgtctaccttggccgaacaaaatgacataaaggtcaaaggtcaaggtcatcttaaaatctcttaattaatgagtttttgtatctcttttgtttaggatggtagagaaaaactttttcatggatgtagtaggacatcgtaagacatttcaaaatatcccctttgacccttaccatgtaacaattatagagttattgcccctattgtacaaaatgcttgttatcgccactcctcattaaccgttagagatagaaacttgaaacttttactaatgtattcagtatacttGGACGCTTCTTCAGTCTACTCATACCGACAGGATCCAAAGTCCCTTTTTAGCAGTTATTtcccctgaaagtttcgaacattcaataaaaaacacaaataacctttgaatcaataatcataaatacatcggaccacttggtattgaagcgtctaccttgtcagatgaaaatgacataaaggtcaaaggtcaaggtcaagcaataatAAATTGCTTACTTAATCTTTTGACACTTTTTTCTGAAGTAACGCAGATTAGAAAATACTTTTTTCTATTGAAGCAatcctattttaaacataaaacacaatgaggtggaaagacctctaattgttcgagaacaattagtctactagtttttattattttttataaaaaagtttttcttatgaaaaagattaaaatagtCTAAAAATAACCACGACAATCGACCTCTCTTAAATCTATTCATAATTTATCTAGAATGCAAACATATCGAAAATTATAAActtaatgtaaacatttaattaattgcTACGCAACTTTTTGCAGAGTTAAACACAAAATATCCTAgattattttgtgaaattgcAAATCAATATTACTGAACGATTTTTATTTGCATACGTCGCACTGTTAATTGCAAAGGTTTTAAATGTTTAGACTATAGCCGTACAATgttaatcatattttattttcattagagTGGCACATAGGCAGTTTTACCTAGTTCACATCGGTAACCTTGATGTCCAGGTTTACAGTCCTGGCAGGTGCCCGTCTCTATGTGACAGTACTGACAGTTAACGTCTGGACAGGGGAGGCTATTGTTTGACCCGTAACATCCGGTAGTAGGACATCCTGTATAATGAATATCATTCGTGATTAGTAGAACTTAATAGTATAATTCCGATAAAATGTTTCTCTTATGATGAATAacattattagtttttaaatagtctttcaataaattttatgttaaacttaAAGGCTACTTTAGGGTTTAAAAATTTGCACCATGCGATAAAACTTATTTTCAGATGGTTTATATCAAATGTCAATGTAGAGCCATGTGAACTCACACttgacaataatttaaaaagaacttACTTgaatagacatttttttcttttttttttcaacttgatCACTATCGTgcgtaaaaaatacaaacactGAGCCTTTCACCAACAAACAAAGGACCATATGTCATCAGTTTGTTATTTGTTATTGATATATCACGTCATGTACCTTAACTTATAAAAAGCGGTATAACATTACTCACCATACACCTCCAGCTCACAGAGGTAGGTACCAACATTATCAGAGTAGCCATCAGGATAGGTAACTATAGGTAGTCTCTCGTTGTAGTAAATGACGTACTGTCCATGTACAGGACAGGTTGTGGTGAAGACAGCAGGTATGGTGTCTACTGTAAAGTTGTCGTCCTTGTAACACAGTGTTCCCTGTAGTCTGTCTGTTGTATTGGAGACGTACACAGAAAATCCAAGGAAATACTCAGTAAGAAAACTAGAAGGACCTGCATTAAATGTTAATCAATTATTGATGGACGTACATAATCATGTAGCTAGACAAAGTTCAACAAACATATGGTGTTAAAGACAACTTATGATGTCGTATCTGTAAAAGAGGATACCCAGTATTGTGATTGTTgtacttttttaaacattgtaaaaaaatgaaGGGTTTGTAGTAAAATTAGATAACTATAGTACCTATTTGTGTTTGATTTGCTTgtttagctaaaaaaaaaaacaacataagaTGAACGGTATTTCATTCATTCTGTTTTCTGTAGTCTGTCTATTATATTGAGTAAGTACAAAGTAATTGCATAAAGCACTCTTGACATTAAATGAAATTACAGtaaacataaaacataatatttatttcttattttcgattttttaattaataaagcTAGATAATTATTGAAGTGCCTAAATCGCATTCGTTGTATGAGAGACGTGCACAATATGTCTATATAATTTACCTTACATGTAGGATgcagaaataaaatcaaaataagaaaattagtGTCTGCTTACAAAGAGCAGATAAGCGTAATATCACACATTTTAATCTCAGTTCTTAACATCCATCAACTCACACTGAGTATTCATGGGTTGGTCATGAAGAAGTCTAAAGAAGCttttaattcaagaaaaaaCGGTTTGTATTCAGTATCATACCTTTAGTGATTCACGCCAGGGTTCACAATAGAAGTACATGTCCTGTATCGTGCTAACACCTACTGCGACTCTGGACTTATTAATCGTTGCATAGTCATAGTATGGATTTATTTGTTAGGATTCTAACACACTATTATATCTAGGTAAAACTGCACTTTCAAAGATATCTGCGCAGAAATGTTCTGTAGAAATAGCTTATTTCATGAAAAATCGTGGACTTAAATAATACTCATTTACATGTAGACCTAATAGTAAGAAATTCCTGATACATTTCATAGACATTAACTGCTTACATATAGCAGATGTTTAAACACAGTTTAGATTTCAGTTGTTCAACATCCATCAAATGATACTGAGTATGaacaccttttaaaaaaaaaaaagcagtgTACCAAAGGAGAACGTTCTGTTTACATTGTAAACCATTTCTTCAGACCGCGGCTTACAAGAGAAGTGAGGgtcctttatcgtgctagcacctactgTAACACTGGGCATATCTAACGTTAAATTGTTACGGTATTGAtctattttcatataaatagtTATAACAAGTGGATTTCAGGTTTACGCATGTTGCATTAGTGATAATTATAATACTGATGTGATATAGTGTCGTTATAATCAGATGTTTATCAGACGTATATATAGTAATTTAGTACTAGTAATAGTGCATCGTTCAACATTTCGTTAAATACCCAATGttcttgaatttttattttatttaaatgctgACATTActtataataatcaaaataacaAACTCATCATCTTGTTAGTAGGAGAGTTGAATTTTTGATGAGGTTGTGAAGATGTAATTCTAGAAGTTAAATTTCATGGAAACAATTTAATGAAGATAAGTTTCACACACTTTTTGGTTTtacatgatattgtttcatacgtGTAACGAACGTATTGATGTACCGTCGTATTTTATTTCAGAACACAATATTCTGATAGACTGTTATACTCGTATAAGAATTTGGGTGACATGTGGGGATAAACACTAAATGTATCGATACAGCTATTGTCGAAGCATATTCATATCTTACTGGACTCTTAGTAAATGTGACTATACCCCATGGTTCATTATCCGTCATGAAGTAGATGGTAATATGGTGGATGCTGTGGATGGTGGTCAGGTTCACCCACCAGGTGGCGGTTTGTCTCCTAAATGCTCGAGCACATTGCCCTCCAACAATACTCAGGTCTGATTTACGTCCGTCTACAGCGTTTCTGGCGTCATATATGTCGATACCTATAGAGTACTGTTGGTATGCTGGTTTGTTGAGGGCGACATTAACTGTTTcgaagtaaaaacaaaaaacctcgCTAAACAGTGTTAAGCTACAATtcgttaaaaaaagaaatgtatattaatatggaaattgatttttttttataagtcaTTTCATTTCTAAATCAATCTTCTACTTATTACAATCATATGTATAACAACATCGTTTAAAGGTATAATAAAAACCGGACGATTTTGATAAATAGATATATGCACCCACATTGTTTTCCCATCTTCGCTTTTAGCGgacattaatttttctttaatttacattGTACACAATGAGTGCATCGTGTATTGTTTTATATCATCcgtatatatattcattaaagtTTTCGAGTATCAGTTGATGGCTGTGAATGAAATGTTTAGAAAATATACAATGTCTGAGTTATCGGCACGATAATTAGTCATGCACGTCATTAATTAACACCtaacattgaaaacaaataaatgaacaatatgtttaaaaaaaatattcgacACTCAATTTAATTCTCAGATCCAGTGCAAGAACCAATTCACGCCGTTAACAAAATATAAGGAAATGAAGCGTCATAGTTCAAACTAATTGGCTGTGCAACAATgagattttcttttcttattgaCAATCTAAGCGTTTTGTTTTCGATTAGGAAATATTGACATAgtacaatattataatataacaCACGTTTCATTTTTCCGATATCATGATCCATGTACGTGTATTTAGATACAGTAATCAGAGCAAATATCCGTAACTTAAAAAAATCTGTCGAGTCAAACGaacaaaaattttctttttgaatatcaaaatttcaccaactacatgtatacaataatCGGGCCGATTTTATCataaacaaatgtaaattaaacatataaaagATCTGGCTCACCATAACCGTTAGCAAAGGCAAAAACTCCAACACTCACAAACATTGCATACATCTTTGTGACGAGCCCGGACAACAGAAATCAAATCAAGAAACACACCCGACTCTTGAATTCTGTTTATAGTTTCACGTAGTCATTCGTTAAAAAAGTGTGACGTAGAAGAGGGTCTTAACCCCCCAAATTATCGAAGTTGACTAATTTGCAGATATCGTTTAAGTAAAAAATGTCGACTTTGTAATGTTATAATATTATAACGCATTtcctcttttaaaaacaaattttaatggtAAGTACTTAATTATTGTcgtttaattaaatgaaataaaacggGGAAAGGGATTgctctttaaaatttacaaaaatagcACGGAGATATCGCCTTTAGCATGTTCCTGGTTCTCGCCTGTAGCATGTTCCTGGTTATCGACACGCCGGTATTATCAAGATAGTCATCACAGATATATCACTTGGAAGATAATGTTAAATATAACTTTGTCCTATTAGACGTTTTTCTGTTGGTGTGATTAGTATATAACAGAGAAAATAGAGAAAATGTAGACAGTTTAAAGTATGATGTTAAGCATTATAAAAAACAATGTATGAGATATAACATTGACCAGCCtggtaaaaaatgaataaatgttatGACGATAACAAAAAGCATTAATTCATAACTAAGCGAATCGACCATTGGCAAGGTCCAAACTAAATGTGCAGTTTTATTCAACaacatcattttaataattttgattgaatttgaTTGACAAAAGATTGATAAAGCTAATGTATAGCCTATTTATAAGATATTGCTTTAATTATACGACTTAACAACCTGTTGTTAACAAAAAAAGAGCAGTTTAATATTTTGCGCGTGGTGTAAAATGCACACTGCCAATTTATACCTGGTCCCACAGTTACCAACACTTGAGTTTCCTACACGTATATTTTGAATGATACGTGCAAAGATTTAAGCTCAGTGACCCTTGGCTAAAGAGTTTGACTTGAAGAAATAGAATAAAGTTTGGGAATGAAttttgtaacaattttttttaaattaattttgtaactatttttttgtccagtttattaaaataatattgagcAAATTTTCATGttggataatatttttttccattattcatcttataaaaatgatatctaTCAAgaattctgagagtattgcataagcaatgaGTGCATCGTGTATTGTTTTATATCATCcgtatatatattcattaaagtTTTCGAGTATCAATTGATGGCTGTGaatgaaatatttagaaaatatacAATGTCTGAGTTATCGGCACGATAATTAggcgtcatttttttttataatttaaaatatcacCCATTATGACAAACTTTTGATGCTCCGCAGATTCATACCATGTagaatgttttaaataatatacaacCCATTGTAAAGTCATGCACGTCATTAATTAACACCtaacattgaaaacaaataaatgaacaatatgtttaaaaaaaattccgacaTTCAATTTAATTCTCAGATCCAGTGCAAGAACCAATTCACGCCGTTAACAAAATATAAGGAAATGAAGCGTCATAGTTCAAACTAATTGGCTGTGCAACAATgagattttcttttcttattgaCAATCTAAGCGTTTTGTTTTCGATTAGGAAATATTGACATAgtacaatattataatataacaCACGTTTCATTTTTCCGATATCATGATCCATGTACGTGTATTTAGATACAGTAATCAGAGCAAATATCCGTTACTTAAAAAAATCTGTCGAGTCAAACGaacaaaaattttctttttgaatatcaaaatttcaccaactacatgtatacaataatCGGGCCGATTTTATCATacacaaatgtaaattaaacatataaaagATCTGGCTCACCATAACCGTTAGCAAAGGCAAAAACTCCAACACTCACAAACACTGCATACATCTTTGTGACGAGCCCGGACAACAGAAATCAAATCAAGAAACACACCCGACTCTTGAATTCTGTTTATAGTTTCACGTAGACATTCGTTAAACAGTGTGACGTAGAAGAGGGTCTTAACCCCCCAAATTATCGAAGTTGACTAATTTGCAGATATcgttgaagtaaaaaatgtCGACTTTGTAATGTTATAATATTATAACGCATTtcctcttttaaaaacaaatatgtcaaatatgcataagcaatacacgttccctaccggtttgtggaaattgtgaaaacaatgcaatgttatgcagaatatcgaacccgaacattaaaaaaaaggaataaaaaatcaattttctggagaatatgtcaaccagacgctacaaaagtgtaaacttgatctgtagtttgacattttgaagatatttagcaaagaactgcgaacgctaacgcccgtttcccgcctacattttactTCCAGATAATGatatcgttcgcagtcctttcatattattccttaaacgcataaagaaaaaaaagtgtggaaaactgaagtgggacagacagaccgacagacggacgaactgacggacgcagaggaaagcaaTAGTCCCGTCCCCTCTGGTGAAAACGAGTAAGGGACTAATAATAGTTGATCATTTTCAAGGTAATACAACACTAGTGAACGGATGCAAATTACAAAATGTAGACAAGTTTAATATGGTATATCCAAAATGTATCTATTTATTTCACTGTTTGTCTTTAATTGGTAGTATTAATTTTCCAAGTCAAACGCGGACTACTTATAATTATTTTCGGtgtgtattgtattgtttattaccaagaaccATACGATTCATGGGTTTAACATATATACTTAAGTAAAGTGAACaaacatgtaaacatttttaaa encodes:
- the LOC128171517 gene encoding multiple epidermal growth factor-like domains protein 10 isoform X2 — protein: MYAMFVSVGVFAFANGYVNVALNKPAYQQYSIGIDIYDARNAVDGRKSDLSIVGGQCARAFRRQTATWWVNLTTIHSIHHITIYFMTDNEPWGPSSFLTEYFLGFSVYVSNTTDRLQGTLCYKDDNFTVDTIPAVFTTTCPVHGQYVIYYNERLPIVTYPDGYSDNVGTYLCELEVYGCPTTGCYGSNNSLPCPDVNCQYCHIETGTCQDCKPGHQGYRCELACDRGLYGSECNETCGHCRDVNQCSNINGTCLTGCDAGYLGDLCKTLCDRGLYGSECNETCGQCRDVKQCSNINGTCLTGCDPDYQGDLCKTRKCTIILLYIYIVIQIDR
- the LOC128171517 gene encoding multiple epidermal growth factor-like domains protein 10 isoform X1 — encoded protein: MYAVFVSVGVFAFANGYVNVALNKPAYQQYSIGIDIYDARNAVDGRKSDLSIVGGQCARAFRRQTATWWVNLTTIHSIHHITIYFMTDNEPWGPSSFLTEYFLGFSVYVSNTTDRLQGTLCYKDDNFTVDTIPAVFTTTCPVHGQYVIYYNERLPIVTYPDGYSDNVGTYLCELEVYGCPTTGCYGSNNSLPCPDVNCQYCHIETGTCQDCKPGHQGYRCELACDRGLYGSECNETCGHCRDVNQCSNINGTCLTGCDAGYLGDLCKTLCDRGLYGSECNETCGQCRDVKQCSNINGTCLTGCDPDYQGDLCKTRKCTIILLYIYIVIQIDR